The following proteins come from a genomic window of Methanocella conradii HZ254:
- a CDS encoding transglutaminase-like domain-containing protein: MELANTALAATPQAGNSDQKNPGIINWVGPRDMSNYSINVTPEKKPVLDKRWEQTHSGAVLWNQSMSIPKDIMVLGDTKLSSNFMAMDNMPSAQISNLTQLSNKNSTPSNGMQSLRASANVYITSVYYNWYWVQDVAFSDEVTIYNAGPDVASGRVIIWILEDGYGFAAPFYNLAPGYTTTVTVPFEAISGSSSVGVKPINVEVRVGPDDISTHFIRLSTDGVEVYNNDANHLADPDGGDSLESSELYHPFNNGYTILREAALAGDNSYTPYYTAYFINDYVNRHMHYAEEAEYYYPYVIYSVSDLYMTSHGYIGVCDDYSTLSIAFERALGVPSRYYRIEMNNPQGPVGHGITEIWDGTGWVHSDPTWHVFNNPQVYKQSGYTDVHLWLQSDASDSVYAGDPSGDQFLDPKFDFGIIVDLGEPPAYN; the protein is encoded by the coding sequence ATGGAGTTGGCCAACACCGCCTTGGCGGCCACGCCGCAAGCAGGCAATAGTGACCAGAAGAACCCAGGTATTATAAATTGGGTTGGACCGAGGGACATGTCGAATTACAGCATTAACGTAACACCGGAGAAGAAGCCAGTTCTTGATAAAAGATGGGAGCAAACTCACTCCGGTGCAGTTTTATGGAATCAATCGATGAGCATACCTAAAGACATAATGGTTCTAGGCGACACAAAACTATCTTCCAATTTTATGGCTATGGACAATATGCCATCGGCTCAGATATCAAATCTGACGCAATTATCCAATAAAAATTCAACTCCGTCCAATGGAATGCAAAGCTTAAGGGCATCGGCCAATGTTTATATCACGAGCGTCTATTACAATTGGTACTGGGTTCAAGACGTTGCGTTCTCTGACGAGGTTACCATTTATAATGCGGGTCCCGATGTCGCAAGCGGCAGGGTCATCATCTGGATACTGGAAGATGGATATGGTTTTGCTGCTCCCTTCTATAATTTAGCCCCGGGGTATACAACGACGGTAACAGTTCCATTCGAAGCGATTAGTGGTAGCAGCTCGGTTGGAGTAAAACCAATCAATGTTGAAGTCCGAGTAGGTCCTGACGATATATCAACGCATTTCATTAGACTGTCGACGGACGGTGTAGAAGTATACAACAACGATGCGAATCATTTAGCCGATCCTGACGGTGGCGACAGCTTGGAATCAAGTGAACTATACCATCCATTTAACAATGGATACACAATTCTGCGAGAAGCCGCACTGGCAGGAGATAACAGCTACACACCATACTACACTGCATATTTCATAAACGATTATGTTAACCGTCATATGCACTATGCCGAAGAAGCTGAATACTACTATCCATATGTCATATATTCAGTATCCGATTTGTATATGACAAGCCATGGATACATCGGTGTCTGCGATGATTATTCAACCCTATCAATCGCATTCGAGAGAGCCTTGGGCGTACCTTCAAGGTATTATAGGATAGAGATGAACAATCCGCAAGGTCCCGTAGGCCATGGGATAACTGAAATATGGGATGGTACAGGATGGGTTCACTCAGACCCGACTTGGCATGTCTTTAACAATCCACAGGTCTATAAGCAATCCGGATATACAGATGTACATTTGTGGTTACAAAGCGATGCTAGTGACAGCGTGTATGCGGGCGATCCCTCTGGAGATCAATTCTTAGATCCAAAATTTGATTTCGGAATAATAGTGGATTTAGGCGAACCACCGGCATATAACTAA
- a CDS encoding tRNA(Ile)(2)-agmatinylcytidine synthase, whose amino-acid sequence MLYVGIDDTDSRLGMCTTYLAAVLAERLSMFGLKGYPRLIRLNPNIKYKTRGNAALCLTLNEGPIDEVEKMAVEAVEEYARFDDENTNPGVVIYQGEVPEEVKDFALRVVRDVVEIDEAARLAEKHGMRVHRYKNGRGVIGALASIGLELYDYTYELLAYRMPENYGRPRYINKASVYAMDAATYPDTWDNVDLHNDVIVFSPHTPDPVLYGIRGRDPEVLLKAQKMLESEPVERSQVFITNQGTDMHLIPSSIAGARNDRSYILRGFVSAEPYVIEGGHVFFEIEQAGSAIKCAAFEPTKNFRDIAKKLIKGDEVRVYGSVKSDTLNLEKLEVVRLAAHFKKTPPKCLSCGRSMESAGKDKGYRCRNCGARQASPFYKKIERDLEPGLYEVPPSARRHLARQIIRIKEPWCKLHPSR is encoded by the coding sequence ATGCTTTACGTGGGAATTGATGACACCGACTCCAGGCTGGGAATGTGTACGACCTATCTAGCGGCAGTCTTAGCGGAGCGGCTCAGCATGTTTGGTTTAAAGGGCTACCCCCGCCTCATACGGCTCAACCCGAACATTAAGTATAAGACGAGGGGGAATGCCGCGCTGTGCCTCACGCTAAACGAGGGCCCGATTGATGAGGTGGAGAAAATGGCTGTTGAGGCCGTCGAGGAGTATGCCAGGTTTGACGACGAGAACACAAACCCTGGGGTTGTCATCTACCAGGGCGAGGTGCCCGAGGAGGTTAAAGACTTCGCTCTGAGGGTGGTGAGGGACGTGGTCGAGATAGATGAGGCGGCCAGGCTGGCGGAAAAGCATGGCATGCGCGTCCACCGCTACAAGAATGGCAGGGGGGTCATAGGCGCCCTGGCCTCCATCGGCCTAGAGCTTTATGATTACACGTACGAGCTCCTCGCCTACCGCATGCCAGAGAACTATGGCAGGCCGAGGTACATAAATAAGGCATCTGTCTACGCCATGGACGCGGCCACGTATCCGGACACATGGGATAACGTGGACCTTCACAACGACGTCATCGTGTTCTCGCCACACACCCCCGACCCCGTGTTGTACGGCATCAGGGGACGTGACCCGGAAGTGCTTTTGAAAGCGCAGAAGATGCTGGAGTCCGAGCCGGTGGAGCGCTCCCAGGTATTTATCACAAACCAGGGCACCGACATGCACCTCATCCCCTCCAGCATAGCCGGGGCGAGGAACGACAGGTCATACATCCTGCGAGGCTTCGTCAGCGCCGAGCCGTACGTAATCGAAGGGGGCCACGTCTTCTTCGAAATCGAGCAGGCCGGGAGCGCGATAAAGTGCGCCGCCTTCGAGCCCACCAAGAATTTTAGGGATATAGCCAAAAAGCTGATTAAGGGCGACGAGGTCCGGGTCTATGGGAGCGTGAAGAGCGACACGCTAAACCTGGAGAAGCTAGAGGTAGTCAGGCTTGCGGCGCATTTCAAAAAAACGCCCCCGAAGTGCCTCTCGTGCGGCAGGAGCATGGAATCAGCGGGAAAGGATAAGGGCTACAGGTGCAGGAATTGTGGGGCCAGGCAGGCGTCGCCCTTTTACAAAAAGATAGAGCGCGACCTAGAGCCTGGGCTTTACGAGGTGCCCCCGTCTGCGAGGAGACACCTGGCAAGGCAGATAATAAGAATAAAGGAGCCCTGGTGCAAGCTTCACCCGAGCCGCTAG
- a CDS encoding transcriptional regulator, whose amino-acid sequence MTRDTLLDQAIHILQKAEFMISEKCDIRPRSFDFGARRGKTFLLVKVLSNIEGLGEDTSREMRRLAVLFNGTPIVIGEHTNDHPLESGAVYLRYGIPCVNIETFKDNFLEGVPPLVYAAPGGLYVEIDGDTLKAVREEKNISLGELAKHLAVSRRAISKYENGMSATIDIALKLEEILDTPLAKPINMLMMFEKPEDTPEKDDLKDASDLEKEVLGAMMNIGFDVFRTTKAPFNALSRDDENKVLTGVSDYSEAVVKRARFMSSLADVADAYSVFIVKKMSKSRNIGNTVLVRHEDLKEFDDSEDLLTLLLKRHAHNGANN is encoded by the coding sequence ATGACCCGAGATACGCTGCTCGACCAGGCCATACACATATTACAAAAGGCCGAGTTCATGATCTCAGAGAAGTGCGACATCCGGCCCAGGAGCTTCGATTTCGGCGCCAGGAGAGGCAAAACGTTCCTCCTTGTAAAAGTTCTGTCGAACATCGAGGGCCTGGGCGAGGACACTTCCCGGGAGATGCGCAGGCTAGCCGTGCTTTTCAACGGCACGCCAATAGTCATAGGCGAGCACACAAACGACCACCCGCTCGAGAGCGGGGCCGTTTACCTGAGGTACGGCATACCATGCGTAAATATAGAGACCTTCAAGGACAACTTCCTTGAGGGAGTGCCGCCTCTAGTGTACGCCGCGCCGGGCGGGCTTTACGTCGAAATAGATGGCGACACGCTCAAGGCGGTGCGCGAGGAGAAGAACATCTCGCTGGGGGAGCTTGCTAAGCACCTCGCCGTCTCCCGGAGGGCGATAAGCAAGTACGAGAATGGCATGAGCGCGACCATTGACATAGCCCTTAAGCTCGAGGAGATCCTGGACACGCCCCTGGCCAAGCCCATAAACATGCTGATGATGTTCGAGAAGCCAGAGGATACCCCGGAAAAGGACGACCTGAAGGACGCTAGCGACCTCGAGAAGGAGGTGCTCGGCGCCATGATGAACATCGGCTTCGACGTTTTCCGGACCACCAAGGCCCCGTTCAACGCATTATCGAGGGACGACGAGAACAAGGTGCTCACGGGGGTTAGCGACTACTCTGAGGCGGTGGTCAAGCGTGCCCGGTTCATGTCGAGCCTCGCCGACGTGGCGGACGCCTACTCCGTCTTCATCGTAAAGAAGATGAGCAAGTCCCGCAACATCGGCAACACTGTATTGGTCAGGCACGAGGACCTCAAGGAGTTCGACGACAGCGAGGACCTGCTCACCCTGCTTCTCAAGAGGCATGCCCATAACGGGGCCAACAATTAA
- the lonB gene encoding ATP-dependent protease LonB has protein sequence MEKQDDLCGGLEFSSTSEIEVPTKLIDQVIGQEHAVEVIKKAANQRRHVMMIGTPGTGKSMLAKAMAELLPKEELQDVLIYHNPEDPNNPKVRVVPAGKGKQIVNAHKAEAQKNSQLRNLIIVCSMLGILVFAFVYMNSQFMWAVIAVLLLLLLLRYVTPKETVITPKLLVSNQGRTTAPFIDATGAHAGALLGDVRHDPFQSGGLETPAHERVEAGAIHKAHKGVLFIDEINTLRMESQQHLLTALQEKKFHITGQSERSSGAMVKTDPVPCDFIMVLAGNLDAKEGMHPALRSRIKGYGYELYMQDTMEDTPENRRKLVRFVAQEVLRDGKIPHFDRSAVEEIIREARRRAGRKGHLTLKLRDLGGLVRVSGDIARAEGAQLTTAEHVLKAKKISRSVEQQLADTYLDRRKDYRLFKVTGEEVGRVNGLAVIGGDSGIVLPIVAEVTPAISKSEGHVYATGKLKSIAKESVQNVSAIIKKYTGYDIASMDVHIQFVGAYEGVEGDSASVSIATAVISALSQIPVDQSVAMTGSLSVRGEVLPIGGVTYKIEAAALAGIQTVLIPKSNMGDVLIEEYYKDKVRIVPVSNISEVLEYALVGKMKESFLDKIRNFSVDKMGIGIFDKALPH, from the coding sequence ATGGAAAAGCAAGACGACCTGTGCGGCGGCCTCGAGTTCAGCTCGACCAGCGAGATCGAGGTTCCCACGAAGCTGATCGACCAGGTGATCGGCCAGGAGCACGCTGTCGAGGTCATCAAGAAGGCCGCTAACCAGCGCCGCCACGTCATGATGATAGGCACGCCGGGCACGGGCAAATCGATGCTCGCAAAGGCCATGGCCGAACTTCTCCCCAAGGAGGAGCTACAGGACGTTCTCATCTACCACAACCCTGAGGACCCCAATAACCCGAAGGTCAGGGTGGTCCCCGCGGGCAAGGGCAAGCAGATAGTAAACGCCCACAAGGCTGAGGCCCAGAAGAACTCCCAGCTTCGCAACCTCATCATAGTCTGCTCCATGCTGGGCATACTCGTGTTCGCCTTCGTCTACATGAACTCGCAGTTCATGTGGGCGGTCATCGCCGTGCTGCTATTACTACTCCTTTTGAGATATGTTACCCCGAAGGAGACGGTTATAACCCCAAAGCTTTTGGTGTCTAACCAGGGCAGGACTACGGCTCCATTCATAGACGCCACCGGCGCACATGCCGGCGCCCTCCTGGGCGACGTGAGGCACGACCCGTTCCAGTCGGGCGGCCTCGAGACCCCGGCTCACGAGCGCGTCGAGGCAGGAGCCATACACAAGGCACATAAAGGCGTTCTATTCATAGATGAGATTAACACGCTCCGGATGGAGAGCCAGCAGCATCTGCTGACGGCCCTCCAGGAGAAAAAGTTCCACATAACCGGCCAGTCTGAGCGCTCCTCCGGCGCGATGGTCAAGACGGACCCGGTGCCCTGCGACTTTATTATGGTGCTTGCGGGTAACCTGGACGCTAAGGAGGGCATGCACCCGGCGCTGAGGAGCCGTATCAAGGGCTACGGCTACGAGCTATACATGCAGGACACCATGGAGGATACTCCTGAGAACCGGCGGAAGCTCGTGCGCTTCGTGGCCCAGGAAGTGCTCAGGGATGGCAAGATACCGCACTTCGACAGGAGCGCAGTAGAGGAAATAATCAGGGAGGCCAGGCGGAGGGCGGGCCGCAAGGGCCACCTGACCCTGAAGCTCAGAGACCTTGGCGGCCTGGTGAGGGTCTCGGGCGACATAGCCCGCGCCGAGGGGGCTCAACTCACCACGGCTGAGCACGTGTTGAAGGCCAAGAAGATATCCCGCTCTGTCGAGCAGCAGCTCGCCGATACGTATCTTGATAGAAGGAAGGACTATCGCCTGTTCAAGGTGACCGGCGAGGAGGTGGGCCGCGTAAATGGCCTGGCCGTAATAGGCGGCGACTCCGGCATCGTGCTTCCCATCGTGGCGGAAGTCACCCCGGCCATATCCAAGTCCGAGGGCCACGTCTACGCCACGGGCAAGCTCAAGTCGATCGCTAAGGAGTCGGTGCAGAACGTGAGCGCCATCATCAAGAAGTACACCGGCTACGACATAGCCAGCATGGACGTCCACATCCAGTTCGTGGGGGCTTACGAGGGCGTCGAGGGGGACAGCGCCTCCGTGTCGATAGCGACGGCGGTCATATCCGCCCTGTCCCAGATACCCGTGGACCAGAGCGTGGCCATGACCGGCAGCCTCTCCGTAAGGGGCGAGGTGCTCCCCATAGGTGGTGTCACCTATAAGATAGAGGCGGCCGCCCTGGCGGGCATCCAGACGGTGCTCATCCCGAAGTCCAACATGGGCGACGTGCTCATCGAAGAGTACTACAAGGATAAGGTCAGGATAGTGCCCGTCTCTAACATCAGCGAGGTGCTCGAGTACGCCCTGGTTGGCAAGATGAAGGAGTCCTTCCTGGATAAGATCCGCAACTTTAGCGTGGATAAGATGGGCATCGGCATCTTTGATAAGGCCCTTCCGCATTGA
- a CDS encoding winged helix-turn-helix domain-containing protein: MGKFIRLFASSKGISDKEKLIASYTSNEKYNRLLSTIFDNAGMTNMELSRKFKMNKSSTYWYLKKLIDANIIECRWDSRYKKYYMCPDVRHIIVKYLINESYW; this comes from the coding sequence ATGGGTAAATTCATACGGTTGTTCGCAAGTTCGAAAGGCATCAGCGATAAAGAAAAATTGATCGCTTCATATACGAGCAACGAAAAGTACAATAGGCTCTTATCTACGATATTCGATAATGCGGGCATGACTAACATGGAGCTCTCGCGTAAGTTTAAAATGAATAAGAGCTCTACGTACTGGTATTTAAAAAAGTTAATCGATGCGAATATCATCGAATGCAGGTGGGATAGCAGGTATAAAAAATACTATATGTGTCCAGACGTTAGGCACATAATAGTAAAGTACCTGATAAACGAGTCATACTGGTAA
- a CDS encoding COG1361 S-layer family protein codes for MTRSALLVALIALLLLAPHSAALQGPYLPQTINGGPIIDVSLFGNRELYPGQTTTLQIVVQNSGVLGGLVGYQTPLIYPVTLSTTSSITTPVKEANNSSSESPDVEGLSGPAGQLVSSATMTRQVNVLYDEFELNSGPNVAIAATTALGVTARLSTEGTPLQVVSGECVVGGSLPAGSVSPPFSFIVRVDRGAKPGVYALPVIVTYKHLAGQYDFKSAFGDVLEYNDYVEECVTLHVYVVIREAFDLVVTVEGCQNMLPGSDGMVTLKVSNVGGVCAEETVIYLMPSYPGLPQDGSLPDNVAIAPSLVLPVQGSQYIGRMDPGEEKLVSFKVAVSPDAEAGTYPLSAIASYTDAWGKQKSSNVDTFGVPVQPEMKFTVDEDPIAIRCGRSCAATVNLTNTGPVTAHDAVVRMNALDPFVVSYDTAYLGDVKPGESVNTTFGIKVKPDAVPTTYYVTMEVKYYDDEDDPHVTKIIRKAIVVDPPPTLWESALENWPIVAGAGIVALLGAAYAARGFLKGKKPGNKPQLSPVKDESAEQH; via the coding sequence ATGACCCGCTCAGCGCTCCTCGTAGCGCTCATCGCGCTGCTGCTATTGGCCCCCCACTCTGCCGCCCTCCAGGGTCCATACTTGCCCCAGACGATCAATGGCGGGCCTATCATCGACGTATCCCTTTTCGGGAACAGGGAGCTTTACCCGGGGCAGACCACCACTCTCCAGATTGTAGTGCAGAACAGCGGAGTGCTTGGAGGGCTCGTTGGGTATCAGACGCCCCTCATCTATCCCGTCACTTTGTCAACGACGAGCTCCATAACCACGCCTGTTAAGGAGGCCAATAATAGCAGCTCGGAGAGCCCGGATGTTGAGGGCTTAAGCGGCCCTGCGGGCCAGCTCGTAAGCTCGGCGACCATGACCAGGCAGGTCAACGTCCTTTATGACGAGTTCGAGCTGAACTCAGGCCCCAACGTGGCCATCGCCGCCACCACGGCCCTGGGAGTAACGGCACGTTTGTCCACCGAGGGCACGCCGCTCCAGGTGGTATCAGGGGAATGCGTGGTCGGCGGCTCGCTGCCCGCCGGCAGCGTAAGCCCTCCATTCAGCTTCATCGTGCGCGTGGACCGGGGGGCGAAGCCTGGCGTATACGCCCTGCCCGTCATAGTCACCTACAAGCACCTCGCCGGCCAGTACGACTTCAAGTCCGCCTTCGGGGACGTGCTGGAGTATAACGACTATGTAGAGGAGTGCGTGACGCTCCACGTTTACGTTGTAATAAGGGAGGCTTTCGACCTGGTGGTCACGGTTGAGGGCTGCCAGAACATGCTCCCGGGGTCGGATGGGATGGTCACACTCAAGGTGAGCAACGTGGGGGGCGTCTGCGCCGAGGAAACCGTGATATACCTCATGCCCTCTTACCCGGGGCTGCCCCAGGACGGGTCGCTGCCGGATAATGTCGCTATAGCCCCCAGCCTGGTGTTGCCCGTGCAGGGCTCCCAGTATATAGGCCGAATGGACCCGGGCGAGGAGAAGCTGGTGAGCTTCAAGGTGGCAGTATCACCTGATGCCGAGGCCGGAACGTACCCCCTGAGCGCAATTGCCTCCTATACGGACGCGTGGGGCAAGCAGAAGTCATCCAACGTGGACACGTTCGGCGTGCCCGTGCAGCCGGAGATGAAGTTCACCGTGGACGAGGACCCAATTGCTATAAGGTGCGGCCGGTCCTGCGCCGCCACGGTTAACCTGACTAACACCGGGCCTGTGACCGCCCACGATGCTGTCGTCAGGATGAACGCCCTCGACCCATTCGTGGTGAGCTACGATACCGCTTATCTTGGCGACGTCAAGCCCGGGGAGAGCGTCAACACGACGTTCGGCATAAAGGTGAAGCCCGACGCGGTGCCTACGACCTACTATGTGACCATGGAGGTCAAGTATTATGATGACGAGGACGACCCCCACGTCACCAAGATCATAAGAAAGGCAATCGTGGTCGACCCGCCTCCCACGTTGTGGGAGAGCGCCCTGGAGAACTGGCCGATCGTCGCCGGGGCGGGAATCGTGGCATTACTCGGGGCAGCTTATGCCGCGAGAGGCTTCCTCAAAGGGAAAAAGCCCGGGAATAAGCCACAATTGTCGCCGGTTAAAGACGAATCGGCAGAACAACATTAA
- a CDS encoding hydrophobe/amphiphile efflux-3 (HAE3) family transporter yields the protein MVLLAGIGEAVGRLIKGNSYLIVLAALILIALALAYAGRIYMATGTETFVSKDSQIYRDIDYYNKNFQSTTFLILVTSDDVLDPAVLKALEDMDEQIRCNPKVANVTGLHTFVRQASKLAYGNEEIPDNRADIVRLLSSAPEGAAFIVPNERHAIVTVELQGNVDEKDEPSILEDVKRAIEWSPLPPGTSAVVTGKTAMMLEVQQEMMRSMMAMLATAIALMVIALWLAFGHASWRLLPLPIVLAGIIYTGGMMGLAGVPLTMVSMAVFPILIGLGVEYAIQFHNRMMEELGSGKAPGDAVVSTVKNIGPPVFYSMLTTSLGFLSILQSPLPMIHDFGLMCMIGIIVCFLTALFLLTSTLFILARLGAIKASAAAPGRIEKAIGRVAETTTRHPIVVVIAILAMLIGYSIDPLVGVEIDASSYAPQDLPSVVLFRTLTAIVGYKTDDLVVQVKAPDIASPETIRWIDWLSGYERRNNPDVLMVGSVATMLRQYNNDTLPDSKEAIAKAMDSVPPNMLKQYVDDFRTTSVVKMTVQDHPTDVKISGLERVQRDIEFYPPPPGISASLGGQSMMTEMIFGSLTSDRLTMTAWGGFCVLSCLLFVYRGNWVKAVVPVIAVTIVTGLSCVIMLLLHMKYTPLSVTLGSLTIGIGIDFSILHMERYYEEKARGLPPARAMEVATARIGNAIFASASTVIAGFGALAMSSFPILSNFGVVTIIDFLLALMSAFVIMPPLLVALDTWQSGRKAKSEVSA from the coding sequence GTGGTTCTTTTGGCGGGCATCGGTGAGGCTGTCGGCAGGCTCATAAAGGGCAATTCCTATTTAATAGTGCTGGCAGCCCTCATCCTCATAGCTTTAGCCCTGGCCTACGCCGGAAGGATATACATGGCCACCGGCACCGAGACCTTCGTCTCCAAGGATAGCCAGATATACAGGGATATAGACTACTACAACAAGAACTTCCAGTCCACCACATTTTTAATACTCGTAACCTCGGACGACGTGCTCGACCCAGCGGTCTTGAAGGCGCTCGAGGATATGGATGAGCAGATAAGGTGTAACCCTAAGGTCGCTAATGTCACGGGCCTGCACACCTTCGTCAGGCAGGCGTCGAAGCTGGCCTACGGGAACGAGGAGATACCAGACAACAGGGCTGACATAGTCAGGCTTTTATCAAGCGCCCCGGAGGGCGCGGCCTTCATCGTGCCCAACGAGCGCCATGCCATCGTGACCGTCGAGCTTCAGGGCAACGTGGACGAAAAGGATGAGCCGTCAATCCTTGAAGACGTTAAGCGGGCCATAGAGTGGTCCCCCCTCCCTCCAGGCACCTCCGCTGTAGTAACGGGAAAGACGGCCATGATGCTCGAGGTGCAGCAGGAGATGATGAGGAGCATGATGGCCATGCTGGCCACCGCCATCGCCCTCATGGTCATTGCCCTCTGGCTCGCCTTCGGGCACGCGAGCTGGCGGCTCCTGCCCCTGCCCATAGTGCTCGCGGGAATAATCTACACGGGCGGCATGATGGGTTTAGCTGGAGTGCCGCTCACCATGGTCTCGATGGCCGTGTTCCCCATACTCATAGGGCTGGGCGTCGAGTACGCCATCCAGTTCCATAACAGGATGATGGAGGAGCTTGGCTCGGGAAAAGCCCCCGGCGACGCGGTCGTATCCACGGTTAAGAACATAGGGCCTCCCGTGTTCTACTCTATGCTTACCACCTCGTTGGGATTCCTATCCATCCTGCAGTCGCCCCTTCCCATGATCCACGACTTCGGGCTTATGTGCATGATAGGCATAATCGTCTGCTTCCTCACCGCCCTCTTCCTGCTCACCTCAACGCTTTTCATCCTCGCGAGGCTCGGAGCCATCAAGGCCAGTGCGGCGGCACCGGGCCGCATCGAGAAGGCCATCGGACGCGTGGCGGAGACCACGACGAGACACCCCATCGTAGTAGTAATCGCCATACTAGCCATGCTCATCGGCTACTCCATCGACCCCCTCGTAGGCGTGGAGATCGACGCCTCCAGCTACGCGCCTCAGGACCTGCCCTCGGTGGTGCTCTTCAGGACTCTCACGGCGATAGTGGGCTATAAGACCGACGACCTGGTGGTGCAGGTCAAGGCGCCAGACATAGCAAGCCCGGAGACCATAAGATGGATTGACTGGCTCTCTGGGTATGAGCGGAGAAATAACCCTGACGTGCTCATGGTGGGCAGCGTCGCCACGATGTTGAGGCAGTACAATAATGACACGCTTCCTGACAGCAAGGAGGCTATAGCCAAGGCCATGGATAGCGTGCCGCCAAACATGTTGAAACAATACGTGGACGACTTCCGGACGACCAGCGTCGTCAAGATGACCGTCCAGGACCATCCTACTGATGTAAAGATATCTGGCTTAGAGCGCGTCCAGAGGGACATCGAGTTCTACCCTCCGCCGCCGGGCATCTCGGCCTCGCTTGGCGGCCAGTCCATGATGACGGAGATGATATTCGGCTCGCTGACGAGCGACAGGCTGACCATGACCGCGTGGGGAGGCTTTTGCGTGCTCTCATGCCTCTTATTCGTTTATAGGGGCAACTGGGTTAAGGCGGTGGTGCCGGTCATCGCCGTCACCATCGTCACGGGCCTGTCCTGCGTGATAATGCTGCTTTTGCACATGAAGTACACTCCCCTGTCGGTCACGCTGGGCTCCCTCACCATAGGCATAGGCATCGACTTCTCCATACTGCACATGGAGCGCTACTACGAGGAAAAGGCCAGGGGGCTGCCGCCCGCCAGGGCCATGGAGGTGGCCACCGCCAGGATAGGGAACGCCATATTCGCCTCGGCGAGCACCGTGATAGCGGGCTTCGGCGCCCTCGCCATGTCCAGCTTCCCCATACTGAGCAACTTCGGCGTGGTCACCATAATCGACTTTCTTCTAGCATTGATGAGCGCTTTCGTCATCATGCCGCCGCTCCTCGTAGCCCTGGACACATGGCAGTCAGGCAGGAAGGCAAAATCAGAGGTGAGCGCATGA